One Chaetodon auriga isolate fChaAug3 chromosome 14, fChaAug3.hap1, whole genome shotgun sequence genomic window carries:
- the mapre3a gene encoding microtubule-associated protein RP/EB family member 3a, with amino-acid sequence MAVNVYATSVSIDNLSRHDMLAWVNDSLHLTYTKIEQLCSGAAYCQFMDMLFPGCILLKKVKFQAKLEHEFIHNFKVLQAAFKRMSVDKIIPVEKLVKGKFQDNFEFVQWFKKFFDANYDGKEYDPLLARQGQDVAPAPNPGPQRTSPTVPKNMPTPQRVQHNTPAMRKNPSLSRNGGSDAEIMELNQQLMELKLTVDGLEKERDFYFSKLRDIELICQEHESENNPILSRIIDILYATEEGFAPPEDEDLDEQAHLDQDEY; translated from the exons ATGGCAGTGAATGTGTACGCCACATCTGTGTCCATTGACAACCTCAGCCGACATGACATGCTGGCATGGGTCAACGATTCTTTGCATCTCACCTACACGAAGATCGAACAGCTCTGTTCAG gaGCGGCATATTGCCAGTTCATGGACATGTTGTTTCCGGGTTGTATCCTTCTGAAGAAGGTCAAATTTCAAGCCAAGCTGGAGCACGAATTTATACACAACTTCAAAGTTCTTCAGGCAGCTTTTAAGAGGATGAGTGTGGACAAA ATTATTCCTGTAGAAAAGCTCGTAAAAGGGAAGTTCCAGGACAACTTTGAATTCGTGCAGTGGTTCAAGAAGTTCTTCGACGCCAACTACGACGGGAAGGAGTACGACCCTTTACTAGCCAGACAGGGGCAGGACGTGGCCCCCGCCCCCAACCCAG GACCACAGAGGACGTCTCCAACAGTTCCCAAAAACATGCCAACACCGCAGAGGGTCCAACACAACACTCCGGCCATGAGGAAGAATCCATCTTTGTCTAGAAATGGCGGCAGTGATGCTGAGATCATGGAGCTAAATCAACAG cTGATGGAGTTGAAGTTGACCGTAGACGGActagagaaggagagagacttCTACTTCAGCAAACTACGGGACATCGAGCTGATCTGCCAGGAGCACGAGAGCGAAAACAACCCCATCCTCAGCAGGATAATCGACATTCTCTACGCCACAGAG GAAGGTTTCGCGCCTCCGGAGGATGAAGACCTCGATGAACAAGCTCACCTGGACCAGGATGAATACTGA